A genomic segment from Chthoniobacterales bacterium encodes:
- a CDS encoding agmatine deiminase family protein, translated as MATSTPAELGYAMPAEWEPHEATWLSWPHREGISFPDAYNRVIPTFVKMACALAESETVRINVRDAAQEADVKRLLAAAPPERIEFHHIATNEPWCRDHGPIFVKRRKEPRVAAINFGYNAWGWKHMPFDDDDEVPVRIGEKLGLEIFDASDFILEGGSIDVNGEGVLLTTESCLLNPNRNPDLTQDEIEKRLEDYLGVKKIIWLGDGIEGDDTDGHIDDITRFVGPNNVVTVVEDDENDPNHDALHANLERLKAIELKKDEPLEIRELPMPSKIVRDGQRLPASYANFYIANEVVLLPVFGETKDAWAEAVFKEIFPKRKIVPIDCRELIWGLGAFHCLTQQQPKA; from the coding sequence ATGGCCACCTCCACACCAGCCGAACTCGGCTACGCCATGCCCGCGGAATGGGAACCGCACGAAGCCACCTGGCTGTCGTGGCCCCATCGCGAAGGCATCAGTTTTCCAGACGCCTACAACCGCGTCATCCCGACCTTCGTCAAGATGGCGTGCGCCCTCGCCGAGTCGGAAACCGTTCGCATCAACGTCAGGGACGCCGCGCAGGAAGCCGACGTGAAGCGCCTGCTGGCCGCCGCGCCGCCCGAGCGCATCGAGTTCCATCACATCGCCACCAACGAGCCCTGGTGCCGCGACCACGGCCCGATCTTCGTGAAGCGCCGGAAGGAGCCGCGCGTGGCTGCGATCAACTTCGGCTACAACGCCTGGGGCTGGAAACACATGCCCTTCGATGACGACGACGAGGTGCCGGTCCGCATCGGCGAGAAGCTCGGTCTCGAGATCTTCGACGCAAGCGACTTCATTCTCGAAGGCGGTTCCATCGACGTGAACGGCGAAGGCGTCCTCCTTACCACGGAGAGCTGCCTGCTCAATCCGAACCGCAACCCCGACCTCACACAGGACGAGATCGAGAAGCGCCTCGAGGATTACCTCGGCGTCAAAAAAATCATCTGGCTCGGCGACGGGATCGAGGGTGACGACACCGACGGCCACATCGACGACATCACGCGCTTCGTCGGCCCCAACAATGTCGTGACCGTCGTGGAAGACGACGAGAACGATCCCAATCACGACGCCCTCCACGCGAACCTCGAGCGGTTGAAGGCCATCGAGCTCAAGAAGGACGAGCCGCTGGAAATTCGCGAGCTTCCCATGCCGTCGAAGATCGTGCGCGACGGCCAGCGCCTGCCCGCCAGCTACGCGAATTTCTACATCGCGAACGAGGTCGTCCTCCTTCCGGTCTTTGGCGAGACGAAGGACGCCTGGGCCGAAGCCGTGTTCAAGGAAATCTTCCCGAAGCGCAAAATCGTTCCCATCGACTGCCGTGAGCTCATCTGGGGGCTGGGCGCCTTCCATTGCCTCACCCAGCAGCAGCCCAAGGCCTGA
- a CDS encoding energy transducer TonB, translating into MIETVRTERQKQRKRTLVALLLSLLIHLLIVLVAFVLLSLKPEWLPKVSPPPQPQPAEFTLIPAPSPTPPSKNNQRDFVDSSQATVSEQAPDKAAFESDQNTVAASELPAQSNAPVPTLNGEEGPGLTLQSQDLSLGPNRQPVAPSPASPSRPAQAKPAEKSREEKKTEKEPPKEATPTPTPKATPRPKPTPNPEDDALALLKPEAPTPKPPEAKPEVRQPEKPAQPSKPQPPGFQPQRRVTRLTGGISNRGRSSVDAVATPLGRYKKMLSDAIGSRWYYYVNDMLDLVGIGTVELRFVVGADGTVERVQVLRNSSNESLASCSVRAIMEAEIPPIPRDVSELLEGGKLEVDYSFTIQGR; encoded by the coding sequence ATGATCGAGACGGTCCGGACCGAGCGCCAGAAACAGCGCAAGCGCACCCTTGTTGCGCTGCTGCTGTCGTTGCTCATTCATCTGCTGATCGTCCTCGTGGCGTTCGTGCTGCTCTCGCTGAAGCCGGAATGGCTGCCGAAAGTGTCGCCGCCGCCGCAGCCGCAGCCGGCCGAGTTCACCCTGATCCCCGCGCCATCGCCGACCCCGCCATCGAAGAATAACCAGCGCGATTTCGTCGATAGCTCGCAGGCAACGGTGAGCGAACAGGCGCCCGACAAGGCCGCCTTCGAGTCGGATCAAAACACCGTCGCCGCGAGCGAATTGCCGGCGCAGTCGAACGCGCCCGTGCCGACGCTGAACGGCGAGGAGGGGCCGGGGCTCACGCTGCAGAGCCAGGATCTCAGTCTCGGGCCGAATCGCCAGCCGGTGGCGCCGAGTCCGGCCTCGCCATCGAGGCCTGCCCAGGCGAAGCCCGCGGAAAAGTCGCGCGAGGAGAAAAAGACCGAGAAAGAACCGCCGAAGGAAGCCACGCCGACCCCGACGCCCAAGGCCACCCCCAGGCCGAAGCCGACGCCGAATCCCGAGGATGACGCCCTCGCATTGCTGAAACCCGAAGCGCCAACGCCGAAGCCGCCGGAAGCAAAGCCCGAGGTCAGACAGCCCGAGAAGCCGGCGCAGCCATCGAAGCCGCAACCTCCCGGCTTCCAGCCCCAGCGCCGCGTGACCCGGCTCACCGGCGGGATTTCCAACCGCGGGCGCTCGTCGGTCGATGCGGTGGCCACGCCGCTGGGGCGCTACAAGAAGATGCTCTCCGACGCGATCGGCTCGCGCTGGTATTACTACGTGAACGACATGCTCGATCTCGTCGGGATCGGCACGGTCGAGCTGCGCTTCGTGGTGGGAGCCGACGGAACGGTCGAGCGCGTGCAGGTGTTGCGGAACTCGTCGAACGAGAGCCTGGCGAGCTGCAGCGTGCGCGCGATCATGGAGGCGGAGATTCCGCCGATCCCGAGGGACGTGTCGGAGTTGCTCGAGGGCGGTAAACTCGAGGTCGACTACTCGTTCACGATCCAGGGGCGCTGA
- a CDS encoding hemolysin family protein has translation MFGLTPILASASAESAEIATHWDSPDIIVLKLGAIVLLVLLNGFFVASEFALVKVRASQLEALVDQGARGARAARHAAQHLDAYLSATQLGITLASLGLGWLGEPFLAAMLEPFFLKLGLSSPTLIHTISFAIAFSIITILHIVFGELAPKSLAIRKSAGVSLAVAAPLGLFYSLFRPFIWLLNGFANEFLKRVLKVEPVGESELSHSEEELRLILAESEKADEVSTLGKEILINALDLKRRVVRDIMTPRGDVIYLDVGEPFDRQVATAIESRHTRFPLCREHLDDAIGLVHIKDLLTLVHSGNRDVESIRRELLHVSEMMPLEKLLRFFLTKHGHLAVAVDEYGGAVGIVTLDNVIEELVGSIQDEFDTAEEEYRHINETEFEVEGTHALYELEEKLDHKFENTDVTTIGGFITTELGHLPVKGETARIGDWQATVVDADARRVLRVHLKKDPEPVQTDDDTSTSGQN, from the coding sequence ATGTTTGGACTGACTCCCATACTGGCCTCCGCCTCTGCGGAAAGCGCCGAGATCGCGACCCACTGGGATTCGCCCGATATCATTGTGCTCAAGCTGGGCGCGATCGTCCTGCTCGTGCTGTTGAATGGCTTTTTCGTTGCCTCCGAGTTCGCGCTCGTGAAGGTGCGGGCCAGTCAGCTCGAAGCCCTCGTCGACCAGGGTGCCCGTGGCGCCAGGGCCGCCCGCCATGCCGCCCAGCATCTCGACGCCTACCTCTCCGCGACGCAGCTCGGCATCACCCTCGCCAGCCTCGGTCTCGGCTGGCTCGGCGAGCCCTTCCTCGCCGCGATGCTCGAGCCGTTCTTCCTGAAGCTCGGCCTCTCGTCGCCGACGCTCATCCACACGATCTCGTTCGCCATCGCGTTCTCGATCATCACGATCCTTCACATCGTGTTCGGTGAACTCGCTCCGAAGTCCCTGGCCATCCGCAAATCCGCCGGCGTCAGTCTCGCCGTCGCCGCGCCGCTTGGCCTTTTCTACAGTCTCTTCCGCCCCTTCATCTGGCTGCTCAACGGCTTCGCCAACGAATTTCTCAAACGCGTCCTGAAGGTCGAGCCGGTCGGCGAATCGGAGCTTTCCCACAGCGAAGAGGAACTCCGCCTCATTCTCGCGGAAAGCGAGAAGGCCGACGAGGTTTCCACCCTCGGCAAGGAGATCCTCATCAACGCTCTCGACCTCAAGCGCCGCGTCGTGCGCGACATCATGACGCCCCGCGGCGATGTCATTTACCTCGACGTGGGCGAGCCCTTCGACCGCCAGGTCGCCACGGCCATCGAATCTCGCCATACCCGCTTCCCGCTCTGCCGCGAGCATCTCGACGACGCCATCGGCCTCGTCCACATCAAGGACCTGCTCACCCTCGTCCATTCCGGCAACCGCGACGTCGAGTCGATCCGTCGCGAACTTCTGCACGTCTCGGAAATGATGCCGCTCGAGAAGCTGCTGCGCTTCTTCCTCACCAAGCACGGCCACCTCGCCGTCGCCGTGGACGAATACGGCGGCGCCGTCGGCATCGTCACTCTCGACAACGTCATCGAGGAACTCGTCGGCTCGATTCAGGACGAATTCGACACCGCCGAGGAAGAATACCGCCACATCAACGAGACGGAATTCGAGGTGGAGGGCACCCACGCGCTTTACGAGCTCGAGGAAAAGCTCGACCACAAATTCGAGAATACCGACGTCACCACAATCGGCGGCTTCATCACGACCGAGCTTGGTCATCTGCCCGTGAAGGGAGAGACCGCGCGCATCGGCGACTGGCAGGCCACCGTCGTGGATGCCGATGCCCGCCGCGTGCTGCGCGTGCACCTGAAAAAGGACCCCGAGCCCGTGCAAACAGACGACGACACCAGCACAAGTGGACAGAATTAA
- the miaB gene encoding tRNA (N6-isopentenyl adenosine(37)-C2)-methylthiotransferase MiaB — protein MPAVYIKTYGCQMNERDSDQVAQMLAARGYRLTRDETDADVILLNTCSVRDMAEQKAIGKMGMMRKLRERRPHLVFGYLGCMAQSRGAELTAGSVPVDLVVGTQKFHRVADYVDDLLRAKLEARIDDERLAIVDTDEEPGSQNTIREHTLKDGQATAFVSIMQGCNMRCTFCIVPSTRGSERSRPIAEIVDEVRGLVDRGVKEVTLLGQIVNLYGRHEFEKVGGISPFVQLLEAVHDVPGLERLRFTSPHPIGYRDDLIQAFTRLPNLMEHVHLPLQSGSNALLKRMHRAYTREQFLRIVEKMRAARPGIAITTDIIVGFPGEADEDFAASKAMVTEADFDNAFVFRYSPRRDTPAATMDGQLPEAVKEARNQELLDVVNANVARKLEACVGTHQQILCEGASRHNADRLFGRTRTNKIVVFEGDARHVGEVFDLRITRASSSTLYGDPAIL, from the coding sequence ATGCCCGCTGTTTACATCAAGACCTATGGCTGCCAGATGAACGAGCGCGACTCCGACCAGGTCGCGCAAATGCTGGCTGCGCGCGGGTATCGCCTCACCCGCGACGAGACCGATGCGGACGTGATTTTGCTGAACACGTGCAGCGTGCGCGACATGGCGGAGCAGAAGGCGATCGGGAAAATGGGCATGATGCGCAAGCTGCGCGAGCGCCGGCCGCACCTCGTCTTCGGCTATCTTGGCTGCATGGCGCAGAGCCGCGGCGCGGAACTTACGGCTGGTTCGGTGCCGGTCGATCTCGTCGTCGGCACGCAAAAATTTCATCGCGTCGCGGATTACGTCGACGACCTGCTGCGCGCGAAACTCGAGGCGCGCATCGACGACGAGCGGCTCGCCATCGTCGATACCGACGAGGAACCCGGTTCGCAGAACACGATTCGCGAGCACACGCTGAAGGACGGCCAGGCCACGGCGTTCGTCTCGATCATGCAGGGCTGCAACATGCGCTGCACGTTCTGCATCGTGCCGTCGACGCGCGGCAGCGAGCGCTCCCGGCCGATCGCGGAGATCGTCGACGAAGTCCGCGGGCTCGTTGATCGCGGCGTGAAGGAGGTCACCCTGCTCGGGCAGATCGTGAATCTCTACGGCCGGCACGAATTCGAGAAGGTCGGCGGCATCAGTCCGTTCGTGCAGCTGCTCGAGGCCGTGCACGACGTTCCCGGCCTCGAACGCCTTCGATTTACCTCTCCGCACCCGATCGGCTATCGCGACGACTTGATCCAGGCTTTCACGCGCCTGCCGAACCTCATGGAGCACGTGCATTTGCCGCTGCAATCCGGCTCGAACGCCCTGCTCAAGAGGATGCACCGCGCCTACACGCGCGAACAATTCTTGCGAATCGTCGAAAAGATGCGCGCCGCACGACCGGGCATCGCGATCACGACGGACATCATCGTCGGCTTCCCCGGCGAGGCGGACGAGGACTTTGCGGCTTCGAAGGCGATGGTGACGGAGGCCGATTTCGACAACGCGTTTGTCTTCCGCTACTCGCCGCGTCGCGACACTCCGGCCGCGACGATGGACGGACAGCTGCCCGAGGCCGTGAAGGAGGCGCGCAATCAGGAACTCCTCGATGTCGTGAACGCGAATGTCGCGCGCAAGCTCGAAGCCTGCGTCGGCACGCATCAGCAGATTCTTTGCGAGGGCGCGAGCCGGCACAATGCGGACCGTCTTTTCGGCCGCACGCGCACGAACAAGATTGTCGTGTTCGAGGGCGATGCGCGGCACGTCGGCGAGGTGTTCGACCTGCGCATCACGCGGGCGTCGAGCTCCACGCTCTACGGCGATCCGGCGATTCTCTGA
- the rpsN gene encoding 30S ribosomal protein S14, with amino-acid sequence MAKTSWLERDKRKRKTVEKYAEKRAELKAAGDYIGLSQLPRDASPTRLVNRCKISGRRHAYIRRFKMSRLTFRELATNGLIPGVTKSSW; translated from the coding sequence ATGGCAAAAACATCATGGCTTGAGCGCGACAAGCGCAAGCGCAAAACCGTCGAGAAATACGCGGAAAAGCGCGCGGAGTTGAAGGCCGCCGGCGACTACATCGGTCTCTCCCAGCTTCCCCGCGACGCCAGCCCTACCCGGCTCGTCAACCGCTGCAAAATTTCCGGACGTCGGCACGCTTACATCCGTCGCTTTAAAATGTCCCGTCTCACCTTCCGCGAACTCGCGACCAACGGTCTCATCCCCGGCGTCACGAAGTCGAGCTGGTAG
- a CDS encoding redox-sensing transcriptional repressor Rex, with amino-acid sequence MKEPIPRKTVYRLSLYKRCLERLTNGESLTVSSEALAKVVGVKPTQLRKDLGYCGQFGKRGLGYDVRTLHQRLSDVLGRTSLQPVVLVGAGNLGSALLRYEEGFAREGFEIAAAFDATPSKRTKEVKTRVFPLTGMGKFVSEHGVKMAILCVPGIAAQEICNRLVRSGIQAILNFAPVVLDVPKNVMVNNVNLAIELENLSYFIR; translated from the coding sequence ATGAAGGAGCCCATCCCGCGGAAGACGGTCTATCGGCTGTCGCTCTACAAGCGATGCCTCGAGCGGCTGACGAACGGGGAAAGCCTCACGGTGTCCTCCGAGGCGCTGGCGAAAGTGGTCGGGGTGAAGCCGACGCAGCTCCGCAAGGACCTGGGCTACTGCGGCCAGTTTGGAAAACGCGGGCTCGGCTACGACGTGCGGACGCTGCACCAGCGGCTGTCCGACGTGCTCGGACGCACCAGCCTGCAGCCGGTTGTTCTTGTGGGTGCGGGTAATCTCGGGTCGGCGCTATTGCGTTACGAGGAAGGGTTTGCCCGGGAGGGCTTCGAGATCGCGGCCGCGTTCGACGCGACGCCATCGAAGCGCACGAAGGAGGTGAAGACGCGGGTGTTTCCGCTCACCGGCATGGGGAAATTCGTTTCCGAGCACGGGGTGAAGATGGCAATCCTCTGCGTGCCGGGCATTGCGGCCCAGGAAATCTGCAACAGGCTCGTGCGGTCGGGCATCCAGGCGATCCTGAATTTTGCGCCGGTCGTGCTCGATGTGCCGAAGAACGTGATGGTCAACAACGTGAACCTCGCAATCGAACTCGAGAACCTGAGTTACTTTATTCGATGA
- a CDS encoding PQQ-dependent sugar dehydrogenase: MRRTFLAPVISLLSALVPSESDAELVNRWSFNNPAGSVANGTVFTDSASGATATLRGNGATLNGAALALPGTTTGNASAANISAYVDLPNGILSSKTNVTIEIWATPISSKNWQRLVDFGRTTQAGDGLGAPGEWTGATAPGTTSASDNFMLSIQRGTNLSQQRFEAMLDGSATRLDTAIATTAGTQRHYVITCQSGVGVFPAGGRITWYADGASAGSIDVPYALSQIEDVNNWLGRSQFSGDSTSNAAYDEVRIYDHAMSAAEVASSRTAGANATFPPPAVQPDAITMHAGQKALIPVLANDSGSINPASVQIAQPPQHGTATPDSSGRILYTSTGGTIDTFTYRVSGAGGFSPPATVTVSLSSQLRLPSPTLNVPGTPPATAIQLVNALPGLTFSQPLALASPPGDAARLFICEKTGIVKVVPDVTLASPTQASFLNLPTLLGSRGETFVTDGEQGLLGLAFHPAYATNRFFYVFYSVRKADNLVYERVSRFTAQTGNPNAADTASEFVLIEQRDEASNHNGGGLAFGPDGYLYISLGDEGGQNDQYNNGQRIDRDFFAAIARIDVDRKPGSLDPNAHAAVPRDGGVARYAIPPDNPFVGATSFNGAAVTPANVRTELWAVGLRNPWRFSFDMQTGELWVADVGQNVYEEIDIVTKGGNYGWAYREGAHNGPKTAPGGFTSIDPIYEYTHGSGALQGNSVTGGLVYRGTRISSLFGKYIFGDYVSGNIWALTKNGATATVERITGEGGIVAFGSDPSNADILIADIDGSRILRIVTGPANDGYPPTLGATGLFADLADLSPNPGLLPYEPNLAFWSDHAIKRRWFAIPDTATRMTWSKDGMWTFPTGSIWVKHFDLDTTRGNPATKKRIETRVLVKTATSAYGVSYRWNDAGTDATLVPDEGVSFDVSVVENGSSRTQRWQIPSRTSCLTCHTPQAGSALSFTTRQLNQPFTMNGFIGNQLDLLAQGEYFANAVPAPNTLPRHLRPDETAYPAEARVRSYLAVNCAYCHMAGGTAPTQWDGRPHLTLAQTGLINGSAANNGGDPANKLVVSGDVPHSIVYNRVAAANGFTRMPPLGSNELDQTSIALLQDWIATQLPNRQDYTTWRHQKFGSPSSPEGEPQQNPDSDAMANEGEYLTGTDPLNGGSAFTYSLTPGSSGATISFTLPALRSFQIESSTDLTAWTPWNAPGNGGLPVPGVPITITGGVEHPRQFFRVRIWEN, encoded by the coding sequence CGAAGACAAACGTGACGATCGAGATCTGGGCCACGCCGATTTCCTCGAAGAACTGGCAGCGCCTCGTGGATTTCGGCCGCACGACACAGGCGGGCGACGGACTCGGCGCGCCAGGCGAGTGGACGGGCGCCACCGCGCCGGGCACGACGAGCGCATCGGACAACTTCATGCTCTCCATTCAGCGAGGCACGAATCTCAGCCAGCAGCGTTTCGAGGCGATGCTCGACGGCTCGGCGACGAGACTCGACACCGCCATCGCCACGACCGCGGGCACGCAGCGCCACTACGTGATCACCTGCCAGAGCGGCGTCGGCGTGTTTCCCGCCGGCGGCCGCATCACCTGGTATGCCGACGGCGCCTCCGCCGGCTCGATCGACGTGCCTTACGCCCTGAGCCAGATCGAGGACGTGAACAACTGGCTCGGTCGCTCCCAATTCAGCGGGGATAGCACCTCGAACGCCGCCTACGACGAAGTTCGCATTTACGATCACGCGATGTCGGCAGCCGAAGTGGCCTCCAGCCGCACGGCGGGAGCGAACGCCACGTTCCCGCCACCCGCGGTGCAGCCCGACGCGATCACCATGCACGCGGGGCAGAAGGCGCTCATTCCCGTGCTCGCGAACGACTCCGGGAGCATCAACCCCGCAAGCGTCCAGATTGCGCAGCCTCCGCAGCACGGCACGGCCACGCCGGACAGCTCCGGACGCATTCTCTACACCTCCACCGGCGGCACGATCGACACATTCACCTATCGCGTTTCCGGCGCGGGCGGCTTTTCCCCTCCGGCGACGGTCACGGTGTCGCTTTCCTCCCAGCTTCGCCTCCCGAGCCCGACACTCAACGTCCCCGGCACGCCGCCGGCGACGGCCATCCAGCTCGTCAACGCGCTCCCCGGCCTCACCTTCTCCCAGCCGCTCGCCCTCGCCAGCCCGCCCGGCGACGCGGCGCGGCTCTTCATCTGCGAGAAAACCGGCATCGTAAAGGTCGTCCCCGACGTCACGCTCGCATCGCCGACGCAGGCCAGCTTTCTGAATCTGCCCACGCTGCTGGGCAGCCGCGGCGAGACCTTCGTCACCGATGGCGAGCAGGGGCTGCTTGGGCTCGCGTTCCATCCCGCTTACGCGACGAATCGCTTTTTCTACGTCTTCTACTCGGTGCGAAAGGCGGACAATCTCGTTTACGAGCGCGTGTCACGCTTCACCGCGCAGACGGGCAATCCGAATGCCGCCGACACCGCGTCCGAGTTCGTGCTCATCGAGCAGCGCGACGAGGCGTCGAATCACAACGGCGGCGGCCTCGCCTTCGGTCCCGATGGCTACCTTTACATCTCGCTCGGCGACGAGGGCGGGCAGAACGACCAATACAACAACGGCCAGCGCATCGACCGGGATTTCTTCGCGGCCATCGCCCGCATCGACGTGGACAGGAAACCCGGCAGCCTCGATCCGAACGCCCATGCTGCGGTTCCGCGCGACGGCGGCGTCGCGCGCTACGCCATTCCGCCGGACAATCCGTTCGTTGGCGCCACCAGCTTCAACGGCGCCGCCGTCACGCCTGCGAACGTCCGCACTGAGCTCTGGGCGGTCGGCCTGCGCAATCCCTGGCGATTCTCGTTCGACATGCAGACGGGTGAGCTGTGGGTCGCCGACGTCGGCCAGAACGTTTACGAAGAGATCGACATCGTCACGAAGGGCGGCAACTACGGCTGGGCCTATCGCGAGGGCGCCCACAACGGCCCGAAGACGGCCCCGGGGGGCTTCACCTCGATCGATCCCATCTACGAATACACCCACGGCTCCGGCGCGCTGCAGGGCAACTCGGTCACCGGCGGCCTCGTCTATCGCGGCACGCGCATCTCCAGCCTCTTCGGCAAATACATCTTCGGCGACTACGTCTCCGGCAACATCTGGGCGCTGACGAAGAATGGAGCCACCGCGACCGTGGAGCGCATCACCGGCGAGGGCGGCATCGTCGCGTTCGGTTCCGACCCTTCGAATGCGGACATCCTCATCGCGGACATCGACGGCAGTCGCATTCTCCGCATCGTCACCGGCCCGGCCAACGACGGCTACCCCCCGACTCTCGGCGCTACCGGCCTTTTCGCCGATCTCGCCGATCTCTCGCCGAACCCCGGCCTGCTCCCCTACGAGCCGAATCTCGCATTCTGGAGCGACCATGCGATCAAGCGCCGCTGGTTCGCCATTCCCGACACAGCAACCCGCATGACGTGGTCGAAGGACGGTATGTGGACGTTCCCGACCGGCTCGATCTGGGTGAAGCATTTCGACCTCGATACGACCCGCGGCAACCCCGCCACGAAAAAGCGCATCGAGACACGCGTGCTCGTAAAGACCGCCACGAGCGCCTACGGCGTGAGCTACCGTTGGAACGACGCCGGCACCGATGCCACGCTCGTGCCCGATGAGGGTGTGTCCTTCGACGTGTCGGTCGTGGAAAACGGATCATCGCGCACGCAGCGGTGGCAGATCCCTAGCCGCACGAGCTGCCTGACCTGTCACACGCCGCAGGCCGGCTCCGCGCTGTCGTTCACCACACGCCAGCTCAACCAGCCTTTCACGATGAACGGCTTCATTGGCAACCAGCTCGATCTCCTCGCCCAGGGCGAGTATTTCGCGAATGCCGTCCCCGCGCCAAACACACTCCCTCGTCACCTCCGACCTGACGAAACCGCGTATCCCGCCGAGGCCCGCGTGCGTTCCTACCTCGCGGTGAACTGCGCCTATTGCCACATGGCCGGCGGCACGGCGCCCACGCAATGGGATGGCCGCCCGCACCTCACCCTCGCGCAGACCGGCCTCATCAATGGCAGCGCGGCAAACAACGGTGGCGATCCGGCCAACAAGCTCGTCGTCTCCGGCGACGTGCCGCATTCGATCGTTTACAACCGTGTCGCCGCCGCCAACGGCTTCACCCGCATGCCTCCCCTCGGCTCGAACGAACTCGACCAGACGAGCATCGCATTGCTTCAGGACTGGATCGCCACGCAACTCCCGAACCGGCAGGACTACACGACCTGGCGCCACCAGAAATTCGGCTCGCCGAGTTCGCCCGAAGGCGAGCCGCAGCAAAATCCCGACTCCGACGCCATGGCCAACGAGGGCGAATACCTCACCGGCACCGACCCGCTGAATGGCGGCAGCGCGTTCACCTATTCCCTCACGCCGGGCAGCAGCGGCGCGACGATCAGCTTCACGTTACCCGCGCTGCGCTCGTTCCAGATCGAAAGCTCGACGGACCTGACCGCTTGGACGCCGTGGAATGCGCCCGGCAATGGCGGCCTGCCCGTCCCCGGCGTCCCGATTACGATCACGGGCGGAGTCGAGCATCCCCGACAATTCTTCCGCGTGCGCATCTGGGAAAACTGA
- a CDS encoding DNA glycosylase, whose translation MSVIAAPEFDLRMTLESGQVFHWQREDDAWCGVIGATAVRVAQRGDMLEVTDGCEALVARYFALDHPLPEIRATFPEDAFSRAALASCRGLRVMRQPRWECLATFLTSAMKQVSHIRGMSLALRARFGEPVAGSAVNAYPAPAALAAASEAELRGCGLGFRAPNLRATARRIADGEVDLEVLAGLPTAELLTELCALPGVGRKIANCALLFAYERLESVPVDVWIARVTRAMAPRGGDASLAELEAFSRERFGRYAGYVQQYLFHHARVSKTLPTS comes from the coding sequence ATGAGCGTGATCGCGGCGCCGGAGTTCGATCTCCGGATGACGCTGGAAAGCGGGCAGGTCTTTCATTGGCAGCGTGAGGACGACGCGTGGTGCGGCGTGATCGGGGCGACGGCGGTGCGCGTCGCGCAGCGTGGCGACATGCTCGAGGTGACGGACGGCTGCGAGGCTCTCGTGGCGCGTTATTTCGCGCTGGATCATCCGTTGCCCGAGATCCGGGCGACGTTTCCGGAGGACGCCTTCTCGCGCGCGGCGCTGGCCTCGTGCCGGGGGCTGCGCGTGATGCGCCAGCCGCGGTGGGAATGCCTCGCGACCTTCCTGACGAGCGCGATGAAGCAGGTGAGCCACATTCGCGGAATGTCGCTTGCGCTGCGGGCTCGGTTTGGCGAACCGGTGGCGGGCTCCGCGGTGAATGCCTATCCGGCCCCGGCCGCCCTGGCCGCCGCGAGCGAGGCGGAGCTGCGCGGCTGTGGCCTCGGCTTTCGCGCGCCGAATCTGCGGGCCACCGCACGGCGGATTGCCGATGGCGAGGTCGATCTCGAGGTGCTGGCCGGATTGCCGACGGCGGAATTGCTGACGGAGCTCTGTGCGCTGCCGGGGGTGGGGCGAAAGATCGCGAACTGCGCGCTGCTCTTTGCGTATGAACGGCTCGAGTCCGTGCCGGTGGACGTGTGGATTGCCCGGGTGACGCGCGCCATGGCGCCGCGGGGCGGGGATGCGTCGCTCGCCGAGCTCGAGGCGTTTTCGCGAGAGCGGTTCGGACGCTACGCCGGCTACGTGCAGCAATATCTCTTCCACCACGCGCGGGTTTCGAAGACGCTGCCGACTTCCTGA
- a CDS encoding zinc ribbon domain-containing protein, translating into MPIYEYEPEDGDCKRCGGRFELRRPVDREPLKACPLCKKPVRKVVSLVNSPRVAKPLSVSDAKSAGFQVLKRRDKGTYEKL; encoded by the coding sequence ATGCCGATTTACGAATACGAACCCGAGGACGGGGACTGCAAACGCTGTGGCGGCCGCTTCGAGCTGCGCCGCCCGGTCGATCGCGAGCCTTTGAAGGCCTGCCCGCTTTGTAAAAAGCCCGTCCGCAAGGTTGTTTCGCTCGTCAATTCCCCCCGGGTTGCTAAACCCCTGTCGGTCTCCGACGCGAAAAGCGCCGGATTCCAAGTGCTCAAACGCCGTGACAAGGGAACGTATGAGAAACTCTAG